A genomic region of Vitis vinifera cultivar Pinot Noir 40024 chromosome 7, ASM3070453v1 contains the following coding sequences:
- the LOC100244330 gene encoding RAN GTPase-activating protein 1, with protein MDSTAQNFQHRKMSIKLWPPSQSTRLMLVERMTKNLTTPSILSRKYGLLMREEAEEYAKEIEDAAFATANQHYEKEPDGDGSSAVQLYAKESSKLMLEILKRGPKTKEDGEVMTAEQTTSPLETVFDISGGRRAFIDAEEAEELLKPLKEPGNSYNRICFSNRSFGIDAAYVTEPILSSLKDQLMEVDLSDFIAGRPEAEALDVMNIFSSALEGCVLKYLNLSNNALGEKGVRAFGALLKSQNNLEELYLMNDGISEEAARAVCELIPSTEKLRILQFHNNMTGDEGAIAISEMVKRSPALEDFRCSSTRVDSEGGVALAKALGTCTRLKKLDLRDNMFGVEAGVALSKALSAFKDLTEVYLSYLNLEDEGAKAIANALKESTPSLEVLEMAGNDITVEAASTLAACIAAKQCLAKLSLAENELKDEGAILISKALEEGHNQLTEVDLNTNSIRRAGARFLAQTVASKPGFKLLNINGNFISDEGIDEVKDIFKNCPDVLGPLDENDPEGEDNDGEDEEEGAADNEDELESKLKRLDIKNE; from the coding sequence ATGGACTCTACTGCCCAAAATTTTCAACACCGCAAGATGTCAATCAAACTGTGGCCCCCTAGCCAGAGTACCAGGCTAATGCTTGTGGAACGAATGACCAAGAATCTTACTACTCCATCCATTCTCTCCAGAAAGTATGGTCTTCTGATGAGAGAAGAAGCTGAGGAGTATGCTAAGGAAATAGAAGATGCAGCCTTTGCTACTGCAAACCAACACTATGAGAAGGAGCCTGATGGTGATGGAAGCTCTGCTGTGCAACTTTATGCTAAAGAGTCCAGTAAGCTTATGCTGGAAATTCTTAAACGAGGCCCTAAGACAAAGGAGGATGGCGAAGTAATGACAGCTGAGCAAACTACTTCTCCGCTGGAAACTGTTTTTGATATATCTGGTGGTCGTCGGGCATTTATTGATGCAGAAGAGGCTGAGGAGCTTCTAAAACCGCTGAAGGAGCCAGGAAATTCATATAATAGGATATGTTTCAGCAATAGAAGTTTTGGAATAGATGCAGCCTATGTTACTGAGCCCATCTTGTCATCCCTCAAGGATCAATTGATGGAAGTAGACCTGTCAGATTTTATTGCTGGAAGGCCCGAGGCAGAAGCTCTTGATGTCATGAATATATTTTCATCTGCACTGGAAGGATGTGTATTGAAGTATCTGAACCTTTCAAACAATGCTTTGGGTGAAAAGGGTGTTCGGGCATTTGGGGCTCTTTTAAAATCACAGAATAATTTGGAGGAGCTCTATTTGATGAATGATGGTATCTCGGAGGAAGCTGCACGTGCAGTGTGTGAGCTAATTCCTTCCACTGAGAAGCTTAGGATTCTCCAATTTCATAATAACATGACAGGAGATGAAGGGGCAATTGCCATTTCTGAGATGGTGAAACGTTCTCCTGCATTGGAGGATTTTCGCTGCTCTTCTACAAGGGTAGACTCTGAAGGGGGAGTAGCCCTGGCTAAAGCACTTGGGACTTGTACCCGTTTGAAGAAGCTTGATTTGCGTGACAATATGTTTGGTGTAGAAGCTGGAGTTGCTCTGAGTAAAGCTCTTTCTGCCTTTAAAGATCTTACTGAGGTTTACCTCAGTTACCTGAACTTGGAGGATGAGGGGGCAAAAGCTATTGCTAATGCTCTCAAGGAGTCTACTCCTTCACTTGAAGTTTTGGAAATGGCTGGAAATGATATTACGGTTGAAGCTGCTTCTACTTTAGCAGCCTGTATTGCAGCAAAACAGTGCCTTGCCAAGTTAAGCTTGGCTGAGAATGAACTGAAAGATGAAGGTGCCATTTTAATCAGCAAGGCATTGGAAGAGGGTCACAACCAGTTAACTGAAGTTGATTTGAACACAAACTCAATAAGAAGGGCTGGGGCACGGTTCTTGGCACAGACAGTTGCAAGCAAACCTGGATTTAAGTTACTAAATATCAATGGTAATTTCATATCTGACGAGGGGATTGATGAGGTGAAGGATATATTCAAGAATTGCCCTGATGTGCTTGGACCCTTGGATGAGAATGACCCCGAAGGAGAAGACAATGATGGGGAGGATGAAGAGGAGGGTGCTGCTGATAATGAGGATGAATTGGAATCTAAACTCAAACGTCTCGATATCAAAAATGAGTAG